A single window of Lutzomyia longipalpis isolate SR_M1_2022 chromosome 1, ASM2433408v1 DNA harbors:
- the LOC129786426 gene encoding uncharacterized protein LOC129786426 isoform X2 translates to MAVFIPIFLTAYSQFYVFFSTSFTIFLSFYLSSSSEAQGQELRANIMAILRFILLCFIIVISRAEYLKCPTHQQHFEKIVGYRPSTHYDMNMNFNLMKNSDVIPEFKQLNMDCWSQCYKDANCFGYIYFLGNNTCYGYSIGRTSDDPYYIKYHKLSLSPDANAVFFQKMCLKVPEDCLPKMWPITRYPRALVMPQEYERSQKLMSRRECVESCMHEKKFTCHSVIFIPSIRNNFIRSRDPSSSYTNRDIGQCVLNTMRSPLLNGTVAGNYSSTFFRMEYIENQCAEEPSVDAQPSECSFEKYYNRSFIYADNSFEGLSLEECQMVCFEEDSFFCRGFSYFSKKKMCFLHSDDISLFSNLTLIHSYEGIYMRRVECLNVNVACMDDEMVLKYRPKGLFTGQLYLNSRYRNCSTQENSNATVNLKIPIGEEIQENLCGIVRAYERRDDVNRTLISTLVVIQKNPLIRTYDDRIIKIGCVVNNSEEFERVSKEKIQNPTSGRSLVNEIPAQERIFNNDMFKFVKIELFDVEKGIKVSEVNLGQRVRIKIQSKKLSEKFSFRVINLTAISESGEEMLLLDERGCPEDSQLISIFNAERIGKQLVLSSQFRAFKFFDSPRVIFRFFLQFCTKNCFQMKCNKMQEKEIGGKYSMGNETADETEVFKELPPGPTHIDMMFPEIFHGYGNNSLNIAALNDENLVESSEVQYQRVLASLDEEEESVVNATQVFQRYDSFVSLAMYDFLVYTQDARSESLVYGRDPQKINATDPEVSTFKFDDLMCVDTTLLKILFSLFILLLFLILFISYCCIRRYRKLAEYESNSYGSSSLNGRRNYLPKFLQGHRHVKWADENFGFVY, encoded by the exons ATGGCCGTTTTTATTCCCATCTTTCTCACCGCTTATTCACAATTCTACGTGTTTTTCTCAACATCTTTCACGATTTTTCTCAGTTTCTATCTGAGCTCGTCGTCGGAAGCACAGGGTCAAGAGTTGCGCGCCAATATAATGGCTATTTTGCGATTTATTCTATTGTGTTTCATAATTGTGATATCAAGAG CGGAATACCTAAAATGCCCCACACATCAGCAgcactttgagaaaattgtcgGATACCGACCTTCGACGCATTACGATATGaacatgaattttaatttaatgaaaaacagcGATGTCATCCCGGAATTCAAGCAATTGAACATGGATTGCTGGTCGCAATGCTACAAGGATGCAAATTGCTTTGGGTACATTTACTTCTTGGGCAATAACACATGCTACGGGTACAGCATCGGGAGGACCTCTGATGACCCCTACTACATCAAGTACCACAAACTCTCACTCTCCCCCGACGCTAATGCAGTGTTTTTCCAGAAAATGTGCCTCAAAG TTCCAGAAGATTGTCTACCGAAAATGTGGCCAATTACCAGGTATCCACGAGCACTGGTTATGCCGCAGGAATATGAGAGATCACAGAAGTTGATGAGTCGTCGTGAATGTGTTGAAAGTTGTATGCATGAGAAGAAATTCACCTGCCACTCGGTGATCTTTATCCCTTCGATTAGGAATAATTTCATACGCAGCAGAGATCCATCGTCCAGCTACACGAATAGGGATATAGGGCAGTGTGTCCTTAATACCATGAGAAGTCCACTTCTCAATGGAACTGTGGCGGGAAATTATTCATCGACCTTCTTTCGTATGGAGtacattgaaaatcaatgcGCTGAGG AACCTTCTGTGGATGCCCAACCATCTGAATGTTCTTTCGAGAAATACTACAACAGATCATTCATATACGCGGACAATTCCTTCGAAGGATTATCCCTTGAAGAATGCCAAATGGTGTGCTTTGAAgaagattcatttttttgccgtggattttcctatttttccaagaagaaGATGTGTTTTCTGCACTCTGACGACATCTCACTATTTAGCAATCTCACCCTGATTCATTCCTACGAAGGAATCTACATGCGACGAGTTGAGTGCCTTAATG TGAATGTTGCCTGCATGGATGATGAAATGGTGCTCAAGTATCGTCCAAAGGGACTTTTCACAGGACAACTCTACTTGAATTCACGCTACAGGAATTGCTCAACACAGGAAAATTCGAATGCGACAGTTAATCTCAAAATTCCAATTGGAGAGGAGATTCAGGAGAATTTGTGTGGAATTGTTAGGGCATACGAGAGGCGGGATGATGTGAATAGGACCTTGATATCCACGTTGGTTGTTATACAGAAAAATCCTCTCATACGAACTTACGATGATCGAATTATTAAGATAGGTTGTGTTGTTAATAATAGTGAAGAATTTGAGAGGGTGTccaaggaaaaaattcaaaatcctACCTCAGGCAGAAGCCTAGTTAATGAGATTCCTGCCCAGGAGAGAATCTTCAATAATGATATGTTTaagtttgtgaaaattgaattgtttgaCGTTGAAAAGGGGATTAAAGTGTCGGAAGTGAATCTAGGTCAAAGGGTACggattaaaattcaaagtaaGAAGCTtagtgagaagtttagctttAGAGTTATCAATTTAACTGCCATATCGGAATCTGGGGAAGAGATGCTTCTGCTTGATGAAAGAGGTTGTCCAGAAGATTCTCAATTgatatcaattttcaatgcagAAAGAATTGGAAAGCAATTAGTACTCTCATCTCAATTTAGAGCTTTTAAGTTCTTCGATAGTCCGCGggtaatttttagatttttcctTCAGTTCTGCACGAAAAATTGCTTTCAGatgaaatgcaataaaatgcaagaGAAGGAAATTGGCGGGAAATACTCAATGGGCAATGAAACGGCTGATGAGACGGAAGTTTTCAAGGAACTCCCACCTGGACCAACGCACATAGATATGATGTTTCCGGAAATTTTCCACGGATATGGGAATAATTCGCTCAATATTGCCGCATTAAATGATGAGAATCTTGTGGAATCGAGTGAAGTTCAGTACCAAAGGGTTCTCGCGTCTCTAGATGAGGAGGAAGAATCAGTGGTGAATGCCACACAAGTCTTCCAAAGGTACGATAGTTTTGTATCATTGGCAATGTATGATTTCTTGGTTTACACACAAGATGCGCGATCTGAGAGCTTGGTTTATGGGAGGGATCCTCAGAAGATCAATGCAACTGACCCAGAGGTCAGTACGTTCAAGTTTGATGACTTAATGTGCGTCGATACGACCCTGTTGAAGATTCTCTTCTCACTATTCATCCTCCTGCTCTTCTTGATCCTCTTTATCAGCTACTGCTGCATACGAAGGTATAGAAAGTTAGCAGAGTACGAAAGCAATAGCTATGGGAGTAGTTCCTTAAATGGAAGGAGGAACTATTTACCTAAATTTCTTCAGGGCCATCGACATGTAAAATGGGCAGATGAGAATTTTGGTTTTGTGTATTAG
- the LOC129786426 gene encoding uncharacterized protein LOC129786426 isoform X1 — MAVFIPIFLTAYSQFYVFFSTSFTIFLSFYLSSSSEAQGQELRANIMAILRFILLCFIIVISRAEYLKCPTHQQHFEKIVGYRPSTHYDMNMNFNLMKNSDVIPEFKQLNMDCWSQCYKDANCFGYIYFLGNNTCYGYSIGRTSDDPYYIKYHKLSLSPDANAVFFQKMCLKEDCLPKMWPITRYPRALVMPQEYERSQKLMSRRECVESCMHEKKFTCHSVIFIPSIRNNFIRSRDPSSSYTNRDIGQCVLNTMRSPLLNGTVAGNYSSTFFRMEYIENQCAEEPSVDAQPSECSFEKYYNRSFIYADNSFEGLSLEECQMVCFEEDSFFCRGFSYFSKKKMCFLHSDDISLFSNLTLIHSYEGIYMRRVECLNVNVACMDDEMVLKYRPKGLFTGQLYLNSRYRNCSTQENSNATVNLKIPIGEEIQENLCGIVRAYERRDDVNRTLISTLVVIQKNPLIRTYDDRIIKIGCVVNNSEEFERVSKEKIQNPTSGRSLVNEIPAQERIFNNDMFKFVKIELFDVEKGIKVSEVNLGQRVRIKIQSKKLSEKFSFRVINLTAISESGEEMLLLDERGCPEDSQLISIFNAERIGKQLVLSSQFRAFKFFDSPRVIFRFFLQFCTKNCFQMKCNKMQEKEIGGKYSMGNETADETEVFKELPPGPTHIDMMFPEIFHGYGNNSLNIAALNDENLVESSEVQYQRVLASLDEEEESVVNATQVFQRYDSFVSLAMYDFLVYTQDARSESLVYGRDPQKINATDPEVSTFKFDDLMCVDTTLLKILFSLFILLLFLILFISYCCIRRYRKLAEYESNSYGSSSLNGRRNYLPKFLQGHRHVKWADENFGFVY; from the exons ATGGCCGTTTTTATTCCCATCTTTCTCACCGCTTATTCACAATTCTACGTGTTTTTCTCAACATCTTTCACGATTTTTCTCAGTTTCTATCTGAGCTCGTCGTCGGAAGCACAGGGTCAAGAGTTGCGCGCCAATATAATGGCTATTTTGCGATTTATTCTATTGTGTTTCATAATTGTGATATCAAGAG CGGAATACCTAAAATGCCCCACACATCAGCAgcactttgagaaaattgtcgGATACCGACCTTCGACGCATTACGATATGaacatgaattttaatttaatgaaaaacagcGATGTCATCCCGGAATTCAAGCAATTGAACATGGATTGCTGGTCGCAATGCTACAAGGATGCAAATTGCTTTGGGTACATTTACTTCTTGGGCAATAACACATGCTACGGGTACAGCATCGGGAGGACCTCTGATGACCCCTACTACATCAAGTACCACAAACTCTCACTCTCCCCCGACGCTAATGCAGTGTTTTTCCAGAAAATGTGCCTCAAAG AAGATTGTCTACCGAAAATGTGGCCAATTACCAGGTATCCACGAGCACTGGTTATGCCGCAGGAATATGAGAGATCACAGAAGTTGATGAGTCGTCGTGAATGTGTTGAAAGTTGTATGCATGAGAAGAAATTCACCTGCCACTCGGTGATCTTTATCCCTTCGATTAGGAATAATTTCATACGCAGCAGAGATCCATCGTCCAGCTACACGAATAGGGATATAGGGCAGTGTGTCCTTAATACCATGAGAAGTCCACTTCTCAATGGAACTGTGGCGGGAAATTATTCATCGACCTTCTTTCGTATGGAGtacattgaaaatcaatgcGCTGAGG AACCTTCTGTGGATGCCCAACCATCTGAATGTTCTTTCGAGAAATACTACAACAGATCATTCATATACGCGGACAATTCCTTCGAAGGATTATCCCTTGAAGAATGCCAAATGGTGTGCTTTGAAgaagattcatttttttgccgtggattttcctatttttccaagaagaaGATGTGTTTTCTGCACTCTGACGACATCTCACTATTTAGCAATCTCACCCTGATTCATTCCTACGAAGGAATCTACATGCGACGAGTTGAGTGCCTTAATG TGAATGTTGCCTGCATGGATGATGAAATGGTGCTCAAGTATCGTCCAAAGGGACTTTTCACAGGACAACTCTACTTGAATTCACGCTACAGGAATTGCTCAACACAGGAAAATTCGAATGCGACAGTTAATCTCAAAATTCCAATTGGAGAGGAGATTCAGGAGAATTTGTGTGGAATTGTTAGGGCATACGAGAGGCGGGATGATGTGAATAGGACCTTGATATCCACGTTGGTTGTTATACAGAAAAATCCTCTCATACGAACTTACGATGATCGAATTATTAAGATAGGTTGTGTTGTTAATAATAGTGAAGAATTTGAGAGGGTGTccaaggaaaaaattcaaaatcctACCTCAGGCAGAAGCCTAGTTAATGAGATTCCTGCCCAGGAGAGAATCTTCAATAATGATATGTTTaagtttgtgaaaattgaattgtttgaCGTTGAAAAGGGGATTAAAGTGTCGGAAGTGAATCTAGGTCAAAGGGTACggattaaaattcaaagtaaGAAGCTtagtgagaagtttagctttAGAGTTATCAATTTAACTGCCATATCGGAATCTGGGGAAGAGATGCTTCTGCTTGATGAAAGAGGTTGTCCAGAAGATTCTCAATTgatatcaattttcaatgcagAAAGAATTGGAAAGCAATTAGTACTCTCATCTCAATTTAGAGCTTTTAAGTTCTTCGATAGTCCGCGggtaatttttagatttttcctTCAGTTCTGCACGAAAAATTGCTTTCAGatgaaatgcaataaaatgcaagaGAAGGAAATTGGCGGGAAATACTCAATGGGCAATGAAACGGCTGATGAGACGGAAGTTTTCAAGGAACTCCCACCTGGACCAACGCACATAGATATGATGTTTCCGGAAATTTTCCACGGATATGGGAATAATTCGCTCAATATTGCCGCATTAAATGATGAGAATCTTGTGGAATCGAGTGAAGTTCAGTACCAAAGGGTTCTCGCGTCTCTAGATGAGGAGGAAGAATCAGTGGTGAATGCCACACAAGTCTTCCAAAGGTACGATAGTTTTGTATCATTGGCAATGTATGATTTCTTGGTTTACACACAAGATGCGCGATCTGAGAGCTTGGTTTATGGGAGGGATCCTCAGAAGATCAATGCAACTGACCCAGAGGTCAGTACGTTCAAGTTTGATGACTTAATGTGCGTCGATACGACCCTGTTGAAGATTCTCTTCTCACTATTCATCCTCCTGCTCTTCTTGATCCTCTTTATCAGCTACTGCTGCATACGAAGGTATAGAAAGTTAGCAGAGTACGAAAGCAATAGCTATGGGAGTAGTTCCTTAAATGGAAGGAGGAACTATTTACCTAAATTTCTTCAGGGCCATCGACATGTAAAATGGGCAGATGAGAATTTTGGTTTTGTGTATTAG
- the LOC129786468 gene encoding guanine deaminase has translation MGRLFIGPFIHSKSFDDLECIEEGFIAVDDGKVIGMGTAADLPSWRQKQWTYEEIQLTKHQFLLPGFVDCHIHAPQMPNIGVGLSMELLDWLKNYTFPMEDQYKNSQFAAYVYEKVVKRTLASGTTCASYYGTNHKDGTLALAKECIKQGQRALVGKVSANQSTVDYYKETTEESIRENKAFIDEVNALNSDLVGVTITPRFALSCDEQLLKELGKLAKEHNLNIQTHISENLGEIAEVKKVFNASNYASVYDAANLLTSKCVLAHGVHLEDEEIALLKERGTSVAHCPSSNTNLQSGLCDVIRLRNGGVTVGLGTDIAGGSDVSILTTIRDALAVSHHLNFAKKQEIKGTGSVRPEKDELKKINKEYVPLNYKQAIYLATLGGAKALNLSDTIGNFKVGKDFDALLIDVKADPIDVYEPSIAGIKDKPENLLERVQKFIYTGDDRNIVKVFVQGKQVK, from the exons atgGGCCGTCTATTTATTGGGCCATTTATTCATTCCAAATCTTTTGATGATCTCGAATGCATCGAGGAGGGATTTATCGCCGTTGACGATGGGAag GTTATCGGAATGGGCACAGCTGCTGATTTGCCTTCATGGAGACAGAAGCAGTGGACGTATGAGGAGATTCAATTGACGAAGCATCAATTTTTGCTTCCAGGATTTGTGGATTGTCACATTCATGCGCCACAAATGCCAAACATTGGCGTGGGATTGAGTATGGAGTTGCTGGATTGGCTCAAGAACTACACATTCCCCATGGAGGATCAGTACAAGAATAGCCAATTTGCTGCGTATGTTTATGAAAAAGTTGTG aaaCGTACCCTAGCTTCTGGGACAACCTGTGCTAGCTACTACGGAACAAACCACAAAGACGGTACCCTAGCCCTGGCAAAGGAATGCATAAAACAGGGTCAACGTGCCCTAGTTGGCAAAGTTTCTGCAAATCAATCTACAGTTGATTACTAcaa AGAAACAACGGAGGAATcaattagagaaaataaagctTTCATCGATGAAGTTAATGCACTAAATTCAGACTTGGTTGGTGTAACAATTACACCGAGATTTGCTCTTTCATGCGATGAGCAACTCTTGAAGGAATTGGGAAAATTAGCAAAGGAGCACAATTTGAACATACAGACTCACATTTCGGAGAATCTTGGAGAAATTGCTGAAGTGAAGAAAGTCTTCAATGCATCCAACTATGCCAGTGTCTACGACGCAGCCAACTTGCTGACATCCAAATGCGTCCTTGCCCACGGAGTTCACCtggaagatgaagaaattgcTTTGCTAAAGGAACGTGGAACTTCCGTGGCTCATTGCCCATCATCCAATACAAACCTTCAGTCTGGCTTGTGCGATGTTATACGCTTGAGGAATGGAGGTGTAACCGTTGGATTGGGAACTGATATTGCTGGAGGAAGTGATGTATCCATCCTCACAACAATCCGTGATGCTCTGGCTGTTTCGCATCATTTGAACTTTGCAAAGAAGCAAGAAATCAAGGGAACAGGAAGTGTACGTCCTGAAAAGGATGAGCTAAAGAAGATTAATAAGGAATACGTGCCATTGAATTACAAACAAGCCATCTACCTGGCAACCCTTGGTGGTGCTAAAGCTCTCAATTTATCAGACACAATTGGGAACTTTAAAGTTGGAAAGGACTTTGATGCCCTCCTCATTGACGTCAAAGCCGATCCCATTGATGTGTACGAACCATCAATTGCTGGGATTAAGGATAAACCGGAAAATCTACTAGAACGTGTGCAGAAATTCATCTACACCGGAGATGATCGGAATATTGTGAAAGTTTTCGTTCAAGGAAAACAAGTAAAGTAA
- the LOC129786521 gene encoding odorant receptor 4-like has protein sequence MACVLGGCGFDSFFLESCFFLSSHFDIVRKRFKKIKFTQLPQDNETIRSQISSAVAYHNVILNTCMELQELVKSAVFPFLLFDSILICTCFYTVIKISDISKTLAFGGLSCATIAQLFVLTYSGDYLCSKSQSICRGIYYSNWYEGSPEQRKYLILCMAKGSKGLVFTMGLFNLSLTTLSMILQGAGSYVALLKSISTT, from the exons ATGGCGTGTGTTTTGGGTGGATGTGGCTTTGATTCATTTTTCCTCGAAAGCTGCTTCTTCCTTTCATCCCATTTTGATATAGTCCGgaagagatttaaaaagataaaattcacTCAATTACCCCAAGATAATGAAACAATTAGGTCCCAGATTTCCTCCGCAGTTGCATACCACAATGTAATTCTAAACACTTGTATGGAGCTTCAAGAATTGGTAAAATCCGCCGTTTTCccatttcttctctttgactCCATCTTGATATGTACCTGCTTCTATACGGTGATAAAA ATATCGGACATAAGTAAAACATTGGCTTTTGGTGGGCTATCCTGCGCAACAATAGCTCAATTATTTGTCCTAACGTACAGTGGAGACTATCTCTGTAGCAAAAGTCAAAGTATTTGTCGTGGAATCTACTATTCCAATTGGTACGAAGGATCTCCAGAACAGAGGAAATATTTGATTCTCTGCATGGCGAAAGGGAGTAAAGGACTTGTTTTCACGATgggattatttaatttatctctAACCACCTTATCAATG attCTGCAGGGAGCTGGATCCTATGTTGCCCTCTTGAAATCCATATCAACTACTTAA